The Ruminococcus bovis genome includes a region encoding these proteins:
- a CDS encoding leucine-rich repeat domain-containing protein translates to MKKLISLFLVFMLLVTVVPFNVLADTDEIEINVYSKIFKAFYNKTTNTLTITGKGFFDSGVSSSDYNNGNPFYWDEIALDNTKTIVISEGITGIDDFTFIGFQNVETLILPNSMKHIGKCAFFDLIKLKSIQGGKNVTQIDGGAFMNCKNLKNISFPNLQKLDDNEVKLFSHYNGFEDGTDVCLIGDYYSPWVYVGAFMHCQNLENVYIPKVKKLGDRTFFDCQKLKTINKNNILNNVTSLGVSVFHNCKSLKNISLPNITTLNSGRVVDEDTLNGKKSFIEGTFSNCYSLESVNIPKAKVIGADTFYQCKKLKKINANNKLNNVTYLGAGAFAKCESLETITLPKVDGLYMLKWAEHDVTDITKNSAGHYYGEFESHFLGYKYHGTFEGCTRLKSISVPNVKTVGARTFYSCKSLKKISLPKVKELGSSAFFNCINLSTVDIPKLKKLHSSAWKVYKQNPNKKYTLIETPYYRGTFEKCVKLKKITSSSLTNVGKYDFKDCTRLESITLGKNLKSIGDSAFNNNRKLKSVNIKSTKLSKVGKSAFSKIYSKAKFTVPKSKLKKYKKLIKSNGKAPKNVKFIAK, encoded by the coding sequence ATGAAAAAATTAATTAGCTTATTTTTAGTATTTATGTTATTGGTTACTGTTGTTCCGTTTAATGTATTAGCTGATACTGATGAGATAGAGATTAATGTTTATAGTAAGATCTTTAAAGCATTTTATAATAAAACTACCAATACCCTAACAATTACCGGTAAAGGTTTTTTTGATAGTGGAGTTTCTTCTAGTGATTATAATAATGGAAATCCATTTTATTGGGATGAAATTGCATTAGATAATACAAAAACAATTGTTATTTCTGAGGGTATTACAGGCATTGATGACTTTACCTTTATTGGTTTTCAAAATGTTGAAACATTGATTCTTCCAAATTCAATGAAACATATTGGAAAATGTGCTTTCTTTGATTTGATAAAATTAAAAAGTATTCAAGGTGGTAAAAATGTAACACAAATTGACGGTGGTGCATTTATGAATTGTAAAAATCTAAAAAATATTTCTTTTCCAAATTTGCAAAAGCTAGATGATAATGAGGTTAAATTATTTTCCCATTATAATGGTTTTGAGGATGGGACAGATGTTTGTCTTATTGGTGATTACTATAGTCCTTGGGTTTATGTAGGTGCGTTTATGCATTGTCAAAACTTAGAAAATGTTTACATACCTAAAGTAAAAAAATTAGGTGACAGAACATTCTTTGACTGTCAAAAGTTAAAGACAATCAATAAGAATAATATACTAAATAATGTTACAAGTTTGGGTGTGTCAGTATTTCATAATTGTAAAAGCTTGAAGAATATTTCATTACCTAATATTACCACATTGAATAGTGGTAGGGTTGTAGATGAAGATACTCTAAATGGTAAAAAGTCTTTTATTGAGGGTACATTTAGCAACTGTTATTCACTTGAAAGTGTCAATATTCCAAAGGCAAAAGTTATAGGTGCAGATACGTTTTATCAATGTAAAAAATTGAAGAAAATAAATGCAAATAACAAACTTAATAATGTAACTTATCTTGGTGCAGGAGCATTTGCAAAATGTGAAAGTTTGGAAACTATCACATTGCCAAAAGTTGATGGATTGTATATGCTGAAATGGGCAGAACATGATGTTACCGATATTACAAAAAATAGTGCCGGTCACTATTACGGTGAATTTGAATCACACTTTTTAGGATATAAATATCATGGTACATTTGAAGGTTGTACAAGGTTAAAGAGCATTTCAGTTCCTAATGTAAAAACTGTAGGAGCAAGAACATTTTATAGTTGTAAAAGTTTAAAGAAAATATCGTTGCCTAAGGTAAAAGAACTTGGTTCATCTGCGTTCTTTAACTGCATAAACTTGTCAACGGTAGATATTCCTAAATTAAAAAAATTACATTCTTCTGCTTGGAAAGTATATAAACAAAATCCTAATAAAAAGTATACTTTAATTGAAACACCGTATTATCGTGGTACATTTGAAAAGTGCGTTAAGCTGAAAAAAATAACATCATCTTCTTTAACTAATGTTGGAAAATATGATTTTAAAGATTGTACAAGACTAGAGAGTATCACTCTAGGCAAAAATCTAAAATCAATAGGGGATAGTGCATTTAATAACAACAGAAAGTTAAAGTCAGTAAACATAAAATCAACAAAGTTGAGTAAAGTAGGAAAATCAGCGTTTTCAAAAATTTATTCAAAAGCAAAGTTTACTGTGCCAAAGAGTAAACTAAAGAAATACAAAAAGCTAATTAAAAGTAATGGAAAAGCTCCTAAAAATGTAAAATTCATAGCTAAATAA
- a CDS encoding uracil-xanthine permease family protein, translating to MNKQKINNEAIYDARKLGKGKMVVLGLQHMFAMFGATVVVPLITGLSVSSTLLFAGLGTLLFHLITKGKVPAFLGSSFAFLAGYATIAPKGEANLLPYACFGVACASVLYFILSALFKAFGAHRVMKFFPPIVTGPIIIAIGLTLAPSAINNCESSGDNAGLSWIVAIVAIAIIIICNIFGKGMIKIIPIICGVLGSYVVAVCLGLVDFTSVAKADWIGLPFTYDQTVFSIFTGDTDWGLITTSIITIVPIALATMVEHIGDVSAISSTIGKNCIADPGLHRTLLGDGAATLLAALFGAPANTTYGENTGVLNLTKVFDSRVIRIAAFFAILFSFSPKFAAIVTSIPSATVGGVSLVLYGMISSVGVRNIVENKIDFTSMRNVLIMAIILVLALGITFSTAGNISFTIGSVTIQLSGLAVGSLVGIILNAIIPGNDYKFQTDEDLGANEIQKDTREM from the coding sequence ATGAACAAACAAAAAATCAACAATGAAGCAATTTACGATGCCCGTAAATTGGGTAAAGGCAAAATGGTTGTCCTTGGTTTGCAACATATGTTTGCAATGTTTGGTGCAACAGTAGTTGTACCACTGATTACAGGTCTTTCTGTATCATCAACATTGCTATTTGCAGGTCTTGGTACATTACTATTCCACCTTATTACGAAAGGTAAAGTACCTGCATTCCTAGGTTCTTCATTTGCATTCCTTGCAGGTTATGCAACAATTGCACCTAAGGGTGAAGCAAACCTACTACCATACGCTTGTTTTGGTGTAGCTTGTGCATCAGTTCTTTACTTTATTTTGTCAGCATTATTTAAAGCATTCGGTGCTCACCGAGTAATGAAGTTTTTCCCACCTATTGTAACAGGTCCCATTATCATTGCTATCGGTTTAACACTTGCACCATCAGCTATCAACAACTGTGAAAGCTCCGGTGACAATGCCGGTTTATCTTGGATAGTTGCTATTGTGGCAATTGCAATTATCATTATTTGTAACATCTTCGGTAAAGGTATGATTAAGATTATCCCTATTATCTGTGGTGTTCTTGGTTCATATGTTGTAGCAGTTTGCTTAGGTTTAGTTGACTTTACTTCAGTTGCAAAGGCTGATTGGATTGGACTGCCTTTTACATATGACCAAACAGTATTCAGCATCTTTACAGGCGACACTGATTGGGGCTTAATTACAACATCAATTATCACAATTGTTCCTATTGCTCTTGCAACAATGGTTGAACATATCGGTGATGTTTCTGCTATTTCATCAACAATCGGCAAGAACTGTATTGCTGACCCGGGTTTACATAGAACACTTCTTGGTGACGGTGCAGCAACACTTCTAGCAGCACTATTCGGTGCACCTGCTAACACAACATATGGTGAAAACACAGGTGTTCTTAACCTTACAAAGGTATTTGACTCAAGAGTTATCAGAATTGCAGCATTCTTTGCAATCCTATTCTCATTCTCACCAAAGTTTGCAGCAATCGTTACATCAATTCCATCAGCTACAGTTGGTGGTGTTTCACTTGTACTATACGGTATGATTTCTTCAGTTGGTGTTAGAAACATTGTTGAAAACAAAATCGACTTTACAAGTATGAGAAATGTTCTTATTATGGCTATTATCCTTGTACTAGCTTTAGGTATTACTTTCTCAACTGCCGGTAATATTTCTTTCACAATCGGTTCTGTAACAATTCAGCTTTCAGGTCTAGCAGTAGGTTCTCTAGTTGGTATTATCCTAAATGCTATCATCCCGGGTAATGACTATAAGTTCCAAACTGATGAAGACTTAGGTGCTAACGAAATTCAAAAAGATACAAGAGAAATGTAA
- a CDS encoding ABC transporter ATP-binding protein: MNTSTYKKKVNKTALRWILKKSKSQLPSIILLVVIYAILAIIGVYLAIASKYLVNAATGNDPSYANDPLSGVTHYGLIFGGIVCADIFFSVLQRIFVFRISAKLEISYKTDLFQQILEKEFADVSAYHSGELLNRLTSDISTITNAIVTIIPQLTYMIVKLAGVFIVLIQISIPFTMVFVVGGALALFVASLYRTKMKNFHKKGQETDGKVRSFLQEIIASLLLVKSFDIEDEVLKDAKDLQQKNYVIRRKRNTLSVISSSAFSFVFMLGYAFGLIWGAYNIVHGNITYGVLTEIIALVSQIQGPISGLTGIFPTYFAATASAERIMEIESLPQERKFNKSEINVENIYNNLKSINFDNITFSYGRDEVLSNTSLKINKGDFVAIMGITGIGKSTLMKLLMSVFNVSSGEIYLDLKDNKKLYIDKNSRKMFAYVPQGNFLLSGTIRDNLLIVSPNATDEEIHSSLKIACADFVDTLPSGLDTMLGERGIGLSEGQVQRLAIARAILTKSPILLLDECTSALDEETEKRLLQNLVNLQNKTCMIITHEKAALSICNKEVCIEDKKIIVKENKCEKEIFSKRKNSI, from the coding sequence ATGAATACTTCAACTTACAAGAAAAAAGTGAATAAAACTGCATTAAGATGGATATTGAAGAAAAGCAAATCTCAGCTACCATCAATTATTCTTCTAGTTGTAATTTATGCAATCCTTGCAATAATCGGTGTGTACCTAGCTATTGCCAGTAAATACCTTGTAAATGCTGCAACAGGTAATGACCCAAGTTATGCAAATGACCCTCTTTCAGGTGTTACACATTATGGTTTGATATTTGGTGGTATAGTGTGTGCAGATATTTTCTTTAGTGTACTACAGAGAATTTTTGTTTTTAGAATTAGTGCTAAGCTGGAAATCAGCTACAAAACAGATTTGTTTCAACAGATATTGGAAAAAGAATTTGCCGATGTTTCAGCTTATCATTCCGGTGAATTGTTAAACAGACTTACCAGTGACATTAGCACAATTACAAATGCTATCGTTACAATTATTCCCCAGCTTACATATATGATTGTAAAACTTGCAGGTGTGTTTATTGTTTTGATACAAATAAGTATCCCTTTTACAATGGTGTTTGTTGTTGGTGGTGCATTGGCACTTTTTGTGGCATCTTTGTATAGAACTAAGATGAAAAATTTTCACAAGAAAGGTCAAGAAACTGACGGCAAGGTAAGAAGCTTTTTGCAAGAAATTATTGCAAGTTTACTCCTAGTTAAGTCCTTTGATATTGAAGATGAAGTTCTAAAAGATGCAAAAGACTTGCAACAAAAGAACTATGTGATCCGTAGAAAGAGAAACACACTTTCTGTCATAAGTTCCTCAGCATTTTCATTTGTGTTTATGCTTGGCTATGCTTTTGGTCTGATTTGGGGTGCTTATAATATTGTTCATGGCAATATTACATACGGTGTGCTAACAGAAATTATAGCCTTAGTGTCACAAATTCAAGGTCCAATCTCAGGACTTACAGGAATTTTTCCTACTTATTTTGCTGCTACTGCATCAGCAGAAAGAATTATGGAAATTGAGTCACTTCCACAGGAAAGAAAGTTTAACAAAAGTGAAATTAATGTGGAAAACATTTATAATAACCTAAAGTCCATCAATTTTGATAATATTACTTTTAGTTATGGTAGAGATGAAGTCCTTTCAAATACAAGCCTAAAAATCAATAAAGGCGATTTTGTTGCCATTATGGGTATTACCGGTATTGGCAAAAGCACACTTATGAAACTGCTAATGTCAGTTTTCAATGTTTCAAGTGGTGAAATTTATCTTGATTTAAAGGATAACAAAAAGCTTTATATTGATAAAAATTCAAGAAAAATGTTTGCCTATGTGCCACAAGGTAACTTCCTACTTTCAGGTACAATTAGGGATAATCTGCTGATTGTATCACCAAATGCCACTGATGAAGAAATCCATTCTTCACTAAAAATTGCTTGTGCTGATTTTGTAGATACTTTGCCTAGTGGACTTGACACAATGTTAGGTGAGAGAGGTATCGGACTTTCAGAGGGACAAGTTCAGCGACTTGCTATTGCAAGGGCAATCCTTACTAAGTCACCTATTCTATTACTTGATGAATGTACCTCAGCACTTGATGAAGAAACAGAAAAAAGATTACTTCAAAATCTTGTAAATCTACAAAACAAAACTTGTATGATTATCACTCATGAAAAAGCTGCACTTTCAATTTGTAACAAAGAAGTTTGTATTGAAGATAAGAAAATTATTGTAAAGGAAAATAAATGTGAAAAAGAAATTTTCTCCAAAAGAAAAAACTCAATATAA
- the panD gene encoding aspartate 1-decarboxylase, with protein sequence MMITMLKSKLHRAVVTEADVNYVGSITIDKDLMEKSGIYEYEKVSVVDVENGQRFDTYVIAGERGSRIICVNGAAARLVAVGDHVIIMAYKLIEEKDAESHTPTVVFLDSDNNPCEEKECKRTVGK encoded by the coding sequence TTGATGATTACTATGTTAAAAAGTAAGCTACATAGAGCAGTTGTAACAGAAGCTGATGTTAACTATGTAGGTAGTATAACTATTGACAAAGATTTAATGGAAAAGTCAGGCATCTATGAATATGAAAAAGTTAGTGTTGTAGATGTTGAAAATGGTCAACGCTTTGATACATATGTTATTGCCGGTGAAAGAGGTAGCCGTATCATTTGTGTTAACGGTGCAGCAGCAAGACTTGTTGCAGTTGGTGACCATGTTATTATTATGGCTTATAAATTAATTGAAGAAAAAGATGCTGAGTCTCACACGCCAACTGTTGTTTTCCTTGATAGTGACAACAACCCTTGTGAAGAAAAAGAATGTAAGAGAACTGTCGGCAAATAA
- a CDS encoding redox-sensing transcriptional repressor Rex → MPKSNKISMSVIRRLPRYYRFISELADNGEQRISSGKLAELMNVTASQIRQDFNCFGGFGQQGYGYSISYLKSEMENILGLNKVNNAIILGAGNLGKAVALHINFAERGFNIKGIFETNPNIIGTKINDIEVMPESQVDEFIKNNDISIAMLCIPRQSVATIIDRLYNCGIKAYWNFSHFDIARKYSDTVVENVHMTDSLMTLSYRMNEKLKSEEKTEE, encoded by the coding sequence GTGCCAAAAAGTAATAAGATTTCTATGTCTGTTATCAGAAGACTTCCTAGATATTACAGATTTATCTCGGAACTTGCTGATAACGGAGAGCAGAGAATAAGCTCAGGTAAACTTGCTGAACTGATGAATGTTACTGCCAGTCAGATTAGACAGGACTTTAACTGCTTTGGTGGTTTTGGTCAGCAAGGTTATGGATACAGTATCTCATATCTAAAAAGTGAAATGGAAAACATACTTGGACTTAACAAGGTAAACAATGCTATTATTCTTGGTGCAGGTAACCTTGGTAAAGCAGTTGCACTTCACATTAACTTTGCTGAAAGAGGCTTTAACATTAAGGGTATCTTTGAGACTAACCCTAATATTATCGGTACAAAGATTAATGATATTGAGGTTATGCCTGAGTCACAAGTTGATGAATTTATCAAGAACAATGATATTTCAATAGCTATGCTATGTATTCCGAGACAAAGTGTTGCAACTATTATTGACAGACTTTACAACTGTGGAATTAAGGCATATTGGAATTTCTCTCACTTTGATATTGCCAGAAAATACAGTGATACTGTTGTTGAGAATGTTCATATGACAGATAGCTTAATGACTCTCTCATATAGAATGAACGAAAAATTAAAATCAGAAGAAAAAACTGAAGAATAA
- a CDS encoding S24/S26 family peptidase, whose translation MNKQVPISELVPIFKEILNSGSNVNFTPRGVSMLPMLRDNCDTVTLSKPTKLKKYDVVFFYHKPTNSYVLHRIVKVNSDGTYNICGDNRMVCEVNVPKKDIFAVVTAFTKDNVTHKITDLNYKIYSRKCVAKKKIRWKYYSIKEKLYPYYRKIKGK comes from the coding sequence TTGAATAAACAAGTGCCTATTAGTGAACTTGTACCCATTTTCAAGGAAATTCTTAATAGTGGTAGCAATGTGAATTTCACTCCTAGGGGTGTGTCAATGTTGCCAATGTTAAGGGATAATTGTGACACTGTTACTTTATCAAAACCAACTAAACTGAAAAAGTATGATGTTGTATTTTTCTATCATAAACCAACTAACTCCTATGTTCTTCATAGAATTGTGAAAGTTAATAGTGACGGTACATATAATATTTGTGGTGATAATAGAATGGTTTGTGAAGTGAATGTTCCTAAGAAAGATATTTTTGCAGTTGTAACTGCCTTTACTAAGGACAATGTTACTCATAAAATCACTGACCTTAACTATAAGATTTATTCCAGAAAATGTGTTGCAAAGAAGAAAATTAGATGGAAATATTATTCTATAAAAGAAAAATTATATCCATATTATAGAAAGATAAAAGGAAAATGA
- a CDS encoding leucine-rich repeat domain-containing protein — translation MVTVIPFNALADTDSAGITVGYDLGKNFQITYDKTSKTLTVQGKGCFGKLGFSELYNYNLGNPMYWDWKEDYFPPTTYAENIVIGEGITAIGDYMFINSYNAKKITLPKSLKRIGKASFLNCLSLQKIIGGQNVSQIDGGAFLYCSDIKNISFPNLVKIDNSRVRVFTVSDEADEYLWLLEKSFSVGPFVHCRNLESIYIPKVKKLADRTFFDCPKLKTINKNNNLNNITDMGVSVFYNCKSLKSISLPKIKTVKSSALIKKGDSGGIVLPSGDLHCEGAFENCSSLEKINIPNVEVIGNNSFYNCKNLKSINKNNSLSKLTYLGSGVFAKCEKLEKISLPKVQQLKMTKYKASDLRFYNEQPTDFYYECISDLRSCDRVYGTFEGCTRLKSISAPNVKTVGARTFYSCKSLKKISLPKVTTLGSSAFFNCINLTSVNMPKLRNLQTTKWTQFKLLNEGTEYIPKKVKRKYYYRGTFEKCVKLKKITSSSLANVGKYDFKDCTRLESITLGKNLKSIGDSAFNNNRKLKSVNIKSTKLSKVGKSAFSKIYSKAKFTVPKSKLKKYKKLIKSNGKAPKNVKFIAK, via the coding sequence TTGGTTACTGTTATACCATTTAATGCATTAGCTGATACGGATAGTGCAGGCATAACAGTTGGTTATGACTTAGGTAAGAATTTTCAAATTACTTATGATAAAACTTCAAAGACATTAACAGTTCAAGGTAAAGGATGTTTTGGCAAGTTAGGTTTTTCAGAGCTTTACAATTATAATTTAGGTAATCCAATGTATTGGGATTGGAAAGAGGATTACTTTCCACCAACAACTTATGCAGAAAATATTGTAATAGGTGAAGGAATAACTGCAATTGGTGACTATATGTTTATTAATTCCTATAATGCAAAAAAAATTACTTTACCTAAAAGCCTGAAAAGAATCGGCAAAGCCTCATTTTTGAATTGTTTAAGTTTGCAAAAAATCATTGGTGGACAGAATGTTAGCCAAATTGACGGTGGAGCTTTTTTATATTGTTCAGATATTAAGAATATTTCTTTCCCAAATCTTGTGAAAATTGATAATTCAAGGGTTCGTGTATTTACCGTTAGTGATGAAGCTGATGAATATTTGTGGTTATTAGAAAAGAGTTTTAGTGTAGGACCATTTGTGCATTGTAGAAATCTTGAAAGCATTTATATTCCAAAGGTAAAAAAACTTGCTGATAGAACATTTTTTGATTGTCCAAAACTAAAGACAATTAACAAGAATAATAATTTGAATAATATTACAGATATGGGTGTATCTGTGTTTTATAATTGCAAAAGCCTAAAAAGTATTTCTTTACCGAAGATAAAGACAGTAAAAAGCAGTGCGTTGATAAAAAAAGGTGATAGTGGTGGAATTGTACTTCCTAGTGGTGACTTGCATTGCGAAGGGGCTTTTGAAAATTGTTCATCATTAGAAAAAATTAATATTCCAAATGTAGAAGTCATTGGTAATAACTCATTTTACAATTGTAAAAACTTAAAAAGTATAAATAAGAATAACAGCCTTTCTAAACTGACTTATCTAGGTTCAGGTGTATTTGCAAAATGTGAAAAGTTAGAGAAGATTTCTTTGCCAAAGGTACAGCAACTAAAAATGACAAAGTATAAAGCAAGTGATTTACGGTTCTATAATGAACAACCAACTGACTTTTACTATGAGTGTATTAGTGATTTGCGTTCCTGTGACAGAGTTTATGGTACATTTGAAGGTTGTACAAGGTTAAAGAGCATTTCAGCTCCTAATGTTAAAACTGTAGGAGCAAGGACTTTTTATAGTTGTAAAAGCTTAAAGAAAATTTCTTTACCAAAGGTAACTACTCTAGGTTCATCTGCATTCTTTAATTGTATTAATTTAACATCAGTTAATATGCCAAAGTTGCGTAATCTGCAAACAACAAAATGGACACAATTTAAACTTCTAAATGAAGGAACAGAATATATTCCTAAAAAGGTTAAGAGAAAGTATTATTATCGTGGTACATTTGAAAAGTGTGTTAAACTAAAGAAAATAACATCATCTTCTTTAGCTAATGTTGGAAAGTATGATTTTAAAGATTGTACAAGACTGGAGAGTATTACTCTTGGCAAAAATCTAAAATCAATAGGGGATAGTGCATTTAATAACAACAGAAAGTTAAAGTCAGTAAACATAAAGTCAACAAAGTTGAGTAAAGTAGGAAAATCAGCATTTTCTAAAATTTATTCAAAAGCAAAGTTTACTGTGCCAAAGAGTAAACTAAAGAAATACAAAAAGCTAATTAAAAGTAATGGAAAAGCTCCAAAAAATGTAAAATTCATAGCTAAATAA
- a CDS encoding PqqD family protein, translated as MKIKEDFLLRKVADCYVVVPVGKATVDFNGMMNLNETGAFLWEKLENDTTKEELLKAMLDEYEVTEDIAKKDIDNFITKLKDGNLLE; from the coding sequence ATGAAAATTAAGGAAGATTTTTTACTACGAAAAGTAGCAGATTGTTATGTAGTTGTGCCTGTAGGCAAGGCAACTGTTGACTTTAACGGAATGATGAATCTTAACGAAACCGGTGCTTTTCTATGGGAAAAGTTAGAAAATGATACAACAAAAGAAGAACTGCTAAAGGCTATGCTTGATGAATATGAAGTAACTGAAGATATAGCAAAGAAAGATATAGACAACTTTATTACAAAGCTAAAGGACGGTAACTTACTTGAATAA
- a CDS encoding nucleotidyltransferase family protein yields MKKKFSPKEKTQYKFLLNVLGFLFSNIPLKNNDEIDFRELYFTSAKSRVANMVSYALEKSKINVPKEIMDMFIRCRKFMLMKDASQFSATKKLITEFEKQGIDNLLVKGQFIKDTYPQPDFRVTNDVDIHIKNKDIEKARTILSSLDYRIIQSTDDLIVAVQDPFVQLEIHCDNGNFRNSTFTENLFSNANLIDNTNHTYKFTDEYHYIYIVEHFAKHYRDLGGMGVRMIIDVYFLNKYLKNNNADFNFINEKLKENNLTKFHEMLLEKADLYFNKGIKDFDDVDVYILSNMTFGTEENKILNERRKYNEEYNNSTEENYIKTRIFPPYKRMVQEYPSLKNKKLLLPLYWLHRDFKILTSKNLKQYQENMSEYKKYDNKEEIDFLDNVMKKSGF; encoded by the coding sequence GTGAAAAAGAAATTTTCTCCAAAAGAAAAAACTCAATATAAATTTCTACTTAATGTACTTGGCTTTCTATTTTCTAATATTCCTTTAAAGAATAATGATGAAATTGATTTTAGGGAGTTGTACTTTACCTCTGCAAAAAGCAGAGTTGCAAATATGGTTTCCTATGCCTTAGAAAAAAGCAAAATCAATGTGCCAAAAGAAATTATGGATATGTTCATTAGGTGCAGAAAGTTTATGTTGATGAAGGATGCATCTCAGTTTTCTGCTACCAAAAAGTTAATTACTGAATTTGAAAAGCAGGGAATAGACAACCTACTTGTGAAGGGTCAGTTTATTAAAGATACCTACCCTCAACCGGATTTTAGGGTAACAAATGATGTTGATATTCATATTAAAAATAAAGATATTGAAAAGGCTAGGACTATACTTTCTAGCCTAGATTATAGAATAATTCAGTCAACTGATGATTTAATTGTTGCAGTACAAGACCCATTTGTACAGCTTGAAATTCATTGTGATAACGGTAACTTTAGAAATTCAACATTTACAGAAAATCTGTTCAGTAATGCAAATCTAATTGATAACACCAACCACACCTATAAGTTCACTGATGAATACCACTATATTTATATTGTTGAGCATTTTGCTAAGCATTATCGTGATTTAGGTGGTATGGGTGTCAGAATGATAATTGATGTTTATTTCTTAAATAAATATCTGAAAAATAATAATGCTGACTTTAACTTTATAAATGAAAAGTTAAAAGAAAATAACCTTACAAAATTCCATGAAATGTTACTTGAAAAAGCTGATTTATATTTCAATAAAGGAATTAAAGACTTTGATGATGTTGATGTTTATATTCTTTCAAATATGACTTTCGGTACAGAAGAAAACAAAATTCTTAATGAGAGAAGAAAGTACAATGAAGAATATAATAATTCTACAGAAGAAAATTATATTAAAACTCGAATTTTCCCACCATACAAAAGGATGGTACAGGAATATCCAAGTTTAAAGAATAAAAAATTGCTTTTACCTTTATATTGGCTACATAGAGATTTCAAAATTTTAACTTCAAAGAACCTAAAACAGTATCAAGAGAATATGTCAGAATATAAAAAGTATGACAACAAAGAAGAAATTGATTTCCTTGATAATGTTATGAAAAAGTCAGGTTTCTGA